In Streptomyces sp. NBC_00683, the DNA window TCGGCCCCGTCGCGGACGGTCATCGCGGAGTCGCAGACGTAGCGCGGCGCTCCGAGCTGCTCCTCGCGGTACTTGCCCGCAGCCGTCACCCCCTGGCAGGAGTCCGGCTTCCCGGTGACCTCGGCGCCCCGGGGGACGGTGAGGTCGACCGTGGCGACGGGCTCACCGGAACGGATGTTGCCGATCCAGGCAGGTCCGTCGTTACGGAAGCCGATCCTGGCCGTGACGGTCTCGCCCACCGAGCCCGCGCCCTTGCCGCCGGTCGCCACGAAGTCGGCGGTGTTCTCCGTACGGAAGTCGGCTTCCTGCTGGTTGTCCCAGGGGTTGAGGTCGCCGCTGCGGGCGGAGGACGTGACCTTCTTCAGTGCCAGCTGCGGGCCGGTGCCCCGGGTGAAGGGCGCGCCCGCGCGCTGCGCGGAGCGCTGTGCGGCGCTGTCCTCGTTGATGCGGTAGATGAAGGTGTCGTAGTACGCGCGCTCGGTCGCCTTGACGGACAGCGGGACCGCCAGCGTGTACGTGGCGCCCGGCTCGTAGGAGCCCTCGACCGAGCACAGGGCGGTGGACCAGGCGAAACCGTCCTGCGGCTCCTCCCCGGCCTCCCCGTTGTACTCGCAGTTGGCGTAGCGCTCGGGGATCTCCAGGCCGCGCGAGTACATCAGGGTCAGCAGGACGCCGTCGGCGGCCGTCGTGCCCCGGTTGGCGAACGTGATCGGGGCAGGCTGTACGTCACCCGGCTCGAGCTGCTGCTTGAAGGGGAGCTGCTTCATGACGAGGTCGGGACCGCCGATCGTCACCTTCGTGGAGAACGGGACGAAGGTGACCCCGTCCGCCGAGCCGGTCACCTCGATGGTGCCCGACGCACCGTCCTTGCCGCCCTCGGCCGCGGTGAGGTCGAAGTCGGCGATGGTGCTGAGCCCGGCGTACACGCCGTAGTCGTGGCAGACGGCCGTGGCACCGGTGATCTCGCAGTCCGCACCGGTGTCCTCGGCGATGTCGATGTCGGCGATGCCCGC includes these proteins:
- a CDS encoding peptidase is translated as MTRLSPRTALRRTAGGLAAAGLLAAGSLAVGAPAQAADPAFTLGGPAETALHPYPATGSPQKTSLGFTVSNPVQDEDGYQGEVTYTLDLSGIAGIADIDIAEDTGADCEITGATAVCHDYGVYAGLSTIADFDLTAAEGGKDGASGTIEVTGSADGVTFVPFSTKVTIGGPDLVMKQLPFKQQLEPGDVQPAPITFANRGTTAADGVLLTLMYSRGLEIPERYANCEYNGEAGEEPQDGFAWSTALCSVEGSYEPGATYTLAVPLSVKATERAYYDTFIYRINEDSAAQRSAQRAGAPFTRGTGPQLALKKVTSSARSGDLNPWDNQQEADFRTENTADFVATGGKGAGSVGETVTARIGFRNDGPAWIGNIRSGEPVATVDLTVPRGAEVTGKPDSCQGVTAAGKYREEQLGAPRYVCDSAMTVRDGAEISLPFDLKITEVIPGSAGKVDVRNTWLSDPDLPFDPAPGNNTAQMVLNGEDPGSEDTGGTTGGTNTTGGSTEGTTGGTTGSTSGTTGGSSTSSASGSTGTSGAASADNDGGLASTGSVALMASGAAAVALAAGGVLYATSRRRAERG